From Novipirellula artificiosorum, the proteins below share one genomic window:
- a CDS encoding protein-L-isoaspartate(D-aspartate) O-methyltransferase, translating to MSHRCVFRVTPVACFLGSLCLAFLIRSEQTQADDLYAIAREQLVRDRIATAGVTDERVLDAIRATERHEFVPRSQRERAYLDMSLPIGESQTISSPFIVAMMTQAIEPKSTDIVLEIGTGSGYQAAVLSPLVKQVYSIEIVKELGDRAAETLKRLDYKNISTRVGDGFLGWEEAAPFDKIIVTCSPESVPLPLVEQLREGGVMIIPVGERYQQTLYLMTKQEGKLVRKALRPTLFVPMTGEAEQGRQVHPDAANPVVVNGDFETLPGDEEVAVNDFVPGWYYGRQVKHVRADSNDSKDTASGKAFVRFENETPGLSSHLLQGIPIDGKQVSMIRLSGRVRTDGVQIGPDPESLPMIAISLYDEQRRDLGTYWLGPFRGTRSWKEVSRLVRIPGQTREAILRLGLFGATGLAEFDEIVIKKVD from the coding sequence ATGTCCCATCGCTGTGTTTTCCGTGTAACGCCAGTGGCTTGTTTCTTGGGGAGTCTTTGTTTGGCATTTTTGATTCGGTCCGAGCAGACTCAAGCGGACGACCTCTATGCGATCGCTCGAGAACAGTTGGTGCGAGATCGCATCGCAACCGCTGGGGTGACGGACGAGCGCGTTCTTGACGCGATCCGTGCCACGGAGCGGCATGAGTTTGTGCCGCGAAGCCAACGGGAACGCGCTTATTTGGACATGTCCCTACCGATTGGCGAGTCGCAAACGATCAGTAGCCCGTTCATCGTTGCGATGATGACGCAAGCGATTGAGCCGAAATCGACCGACATCGTATTGGAAATTGGGACCGGCAGCGGCTACCAAGCGGCCGTGCTCAGCCCGCTCGTCAAGCAGGTGTACTCGATCGAAATCGTCAAAGAGCTTGGCGATCGCGCCGCCGAGACGCTGAAGCGGTTGGATTACAAAAACATTTCGACTCGTGTCGGCGATGGCTTCCTTGGCTGGGAAGAAGCAGCACCGTTTGACAAGATCATCGTCACCTGTAGCCCCGAATCGGTCCCACTGCCGCTGGTCGAGCAGCTCCGTGAAGGGGGTGTCATGATCATTCCGGTTGGCGAACGCTATCAACAAACGCTCTATTTGATGACCAAGCAAGAGGGGAAACTTGTTCGCAAGGCGCTCCGTCCTACCTTGTTCGTTCCGATGACCGGCGAAGCAGAGCAAGGAAGGCAAGTCCATCCCGATGCAGCCAATCCCGTCGTCGTGAACGGCGATTTCGAAACCCTGCCAGGCGATGAAGAGGTCGCGGTCAACGATTTCGTGCCAGGCTGGTATTACGGTCGCCAAGTCAAACACGTCCGCGCGGACAGCAACGATTCGAAGGATACCGCGAGCGGCAAGGCGTTTGTTCGCTTCGAAAACGAGACCCCTGGACTCAGTTCGCATCTGTTGCAAGGCATCCCGATCGACGGAAAGCAAGTGTCCATGATCCGGTTGAGCGGGCGCGTGCGAACCGACGGGGTTCAAATCGGCCCCGATCCCGAATCGCTACCGATGATCGCGATCAGCCTTTACGACGAGCAGCGCCGCGACCTCGGGACCTACTGGCTCGGGCCCTTCCGAGGTACGCGATCTTGGAAAGAAGTCAGCCGATTGGTGCGAATTCCTGGGCAGACTCGTGAAGCGATCCTCCGGTTGGGCCTGTTCGGAGCCACTGGGTTGGCGGAATTTGACGAAATTGTGATCAAAAAAGTCGACTGA
- a CDS encoding TIGR03000 domain-containing protein codes for MIHYLRVLTIASAMVAASSLPNIVSAAGSYGSYGGSYGSSGGSYGSSGGYTSHGGGSSGGYVAYNLGSSGGRVGPLASLFEKLHAKHAARKAARYQGGCSGGSTGYAVYRSRGGSSGGSYGGYSGYSAGCCGGSVSPVSFVIGSYGSSGGISRYEAPTVPAVDFYSAPIESEMGYESPMIESSYETYSSPIEETILEGGQGSDAIMESGPSVIADPEPPLEDGSVSNETIENSTRYESAKPRLDQDAALLTVAVPDDAKVTVNGHVTTSEGNVRQFMSRGLKEGYVYTYVVHVDYTSDGETMSDSQSIQLRPGDVERVIFDVPVKEPQPETKAAPANSDVVTVVKLHVPEGAAVTLAGNVTNGKGSLRTFRTSQLKPGEQWTGYTIHVTATVNGQSVSKERTVDVAAGSTTELTFDFDSNAIARR; via the coding sequence GTGATCCATTACTTAAGGGTTCTCACCATTGCCTCAGCAATGGTCGCAGCGAGCAGCTTGCCGAACATCGTGTCGGCAGCTGGCAGTTACGGTTCTTACGGCGGCAGCTACGGTTCTTCTGGCGGCAGCTACGGTTCCTCTGGTGGCTACACCTCTCACGGAGGGGGATCCAGCGGCGGCTACGTGGCCTACAACCTTGGCAGCTCGGGCGGTCGCGTTGGACCGCTTGCAAGTCTGTTTGAAAAACTCCATGCGAAACATGCCGCTCGCAAGGCAGCTCGTTACCAAGGTGGCTGTAGCGGTGGCAGCACGGGATACGCTGTGTATCGCAGTCGTGGCGGATCGAGCGGTGGATCCTATGGGGGCTACTCGGGTTACAGCGCAGGATGCTGTGGTGGAAGCGTCAGTCCGGTCAGCTTCGTCATCGGCAGCTACGGCAGCAGCGGAGGAATCAGTCGATACGAAGCTCCGACGGTTCCGGCGGTCGATTTCTACTCGGCCCCGATCGAATCGGAAATGGGCTACGAGTCACCGATGATCGAATCGTCCTATGAAACGTATTCGTCGCCGATTGAGGAGACAATTCTTGAGGGCGGTCAAGGCTCGGATGCGATCATGGAAAGCGGTCCGAGCGTGATTGCCGATCCAGAACCGCCCCTTGAAGACGGTTCGGTCAGTAACGAAACGATCGAAAATTCGACTCGCTATGAATCAGCCAAACCACGGCTCGACCAAGATGCCGCATTGCTAACGGTCGCCGTCCCTGACGATGCCAAGGTAACGGTCAACGGGCACGTTACGACGAGTGAAGGCAACGTTCGTCAATTCATGTCGCGTGGATTGAAAGAAGGATACGTCTACACGTACGTGGTGCATGTCGACTATACGTCCGATGGCGAGACGATGTCGGATTCACAGTCGATTCAACTTCGCCCTGGTGACGTCGAACGGGTGATATTTGACGTTCCTGTGAAAGAGCCGCAACCGGAAACGAAAGCCGCGCCAGCAAACAGCGATGTCGTCACGGTTGTGAAGTTGCATGTGCCCGAAGGCGCTGCCGTCACTTTGGCGGGTAACGTGACCAACGGCAAAGGTAGTTTGCGGACCTTCCGTACCTCGCAGTTGAAGCCGGGCGAGCAATGGACCGGGTACACCATTCACGTCACCGCAACGGTAAACGGCCAATCGGTTAGCAAGGAACGAACCGTTGATGTGGCCGCCGGCAGCACGACGGAGTTGACCTTCGATTTCGACAGCAACGCAATCGCTCGACGATAG
- the xerC gene encoding tyrosine recombinase XerC, with translation MHRSIAQFLQYLATERNASELTVKAYREDLFGLVEWLNATRGKTPAPHVLTPQDLRAFQAALQAAGYARTTIARKLASLRSFYRFAMRQGIATSNPAKPLRNPRRQRKLPHVLNNEEVGQLLLAPPAGETAGLRDRAILETMYSAGLRVSELVALRDGDMDFEEQILRVRGKGRKERISPLGSYAIKAIRAYAKRRVRDPKAESLGRDAPVFVNRFGRILTTRSVGRMLDKYIAVVGLDTRTSPHTLRHSFATHLLDRGADIRSVQELLGHKSLATTQIYTHVSAANLLSVYEKAHPRAS, from the coding sequence ATGCATCGTTCAATCGCCCAATTTCTACAATACCTCGCGACCGAGCGCAACGCCTCCGAATTGACGGTCAAAGCGTACCGGGAAGATCTTTTTGGTTTAGTGGAATGGTTGAATGCAACGCGTGGTAAAACGCCGGCGCCCCATGTATTGACGCCGCAAGATCTCCGCGCATTTCAGGCCGCACTGCAAGCGGCCGGATATGCACGCACCACGATCGCCCGAAAACTGGCGTCCCTAAGAAGCTTCTATCGATTCGCAATGCGACAAGGGATCGCGACAAGTAATCCCGCCAAACCGTTGCGCAACCCAAGGCGTCAACGGAAACTGCCGCATGTGCTCAACAACGAAGAGGTCGGCCAATTGTTGTTGGCTCCGCCTGCGGGTGAAACCGCAGGGCTGCGAGATCGGGCGATTTTGGAAACCATGTACTCGGCCGGTCTGCGGGTCAGCGAATTGGTTGCGCTTCGCGACGGTGACATGGATTTCGAAGAACAGATCCTTCGCGTTCGCGGAAAGGGACGCAAAGAACGGATCAGCCCGTTGGGATCGTACGCCATCAAGGCAATTCGTGCCTATGCAAAACGCCGCGTTCGAGATCCGAAGGCGGAAAGTCTCGGACGCGATGCTCCGGTGTTTGTCAACCGTTTCGGTCGTATCCTGACGACCCGCAGCGTGGGCCGGATGTTAGACAAGTACATTGCAGTGGTGGGGCTTGATACCCGCACCAGCCCACATACGCTTCGTCACAGTTTTGCGACGCATTTGCTCGATCGCGGGGCCGACATTCGTAGTGTGCAAGAATTGCTGGGGCACAAGAGTTTGGCGACAACCCAAATCTACACTCACGTCAGCGCCGCAAACCTGTTGTCGGTTTATGAAAAGGCTCACCCTCGGGCAAGTTAG
- the lpxK gene encoding tetraacyldisaccharide 4'-kinase, whose translation MSIDFRAIMSGERKGLLASLMRTGLSIGSVPYRIAIARRNRSYDTGRSEIHRCGVPVISVGNLTTGGTGKTPVVCFLAKWFRAQGIRVAIVSRGYGRGENDANDEALELHARLPDVPHVQDADRVEAARIAVEELETELILMDDGFQHRRLHRDLDVVVIDATEPFGFGHLLPRGLLREPIVSLRRADIVILSRCDSVSDQAIQRIEQRVQQANARVPIVHSSHTPTRLLEYPNREMPIDSLRGRNIAVVSAIGNPAAFAETLRGCGANLVDSRTLPDHDAYSPDTVQAIRQWARSLGDAVSMIVCTHKDLVKLCTDNLGGVPVAALLIELRLLSDPAPWESRLKPFATKKA comes from the coding sequence ATGTCGATCGATTTTCGAGCGATCATGAGCGGAGAACGAAAAGGATTGCTCGCCTCGTTGATGCGAACCGGGTTGTCGATCGGCAGTGTTCCGTACCGCATCGCCATCGCGAGACGCAACCGAAGTTACGATACCGGGCGAAGTGAAATTCATCGTTGTGGCGTCCCAGTGATCAGCGTCGGGAATCTCACGACCGGCGGCACTGGCAAAACGCCTGTGGTGTGCTTCTTGGCGAAATGGTTTCGCGCCCAAGGCATTCGCGTCGCGATCGTGAGCCGTGGTTACGGTCGCGGCGAAAACGATGCGAACGACGAAGCACTCGAACTGCATGCGCGGTTGCCCGACGTGCCCCACGTGCAAGATGCAGATCGTGTGGAGGCTGCCCGAATCGCGGTCGAAGAATTGGAAACGGAACTGATCTTGATGGATGATGGGTTCCAACATCGGCGTTTGCATCGCGATCTCGACGTCGTTGTCATCGATGCGACCGAGCCGTTTGGGTTTGGGCACCTGCTGCCGCGCGGACTGTTGCGCGAACCGATCGTGAGTCTCCGTCGAGCGGACATCGTGATCCTCTCACGCTGTGACTCGGTCAGCGATCAAGCCATTCAGCGCATCGAGCAACGAGTCCAACAGGCAAACGCTCGGGTTCCCATCGTTCATTCGAGCCACACCCCGACGAGGTTGCTCGAGTATCCCAACCGTGAAATGCCGATCGACTCGCTCCGCGGTCGCAACATTGCCGTCGTTTCGGCCATCGGCAACCCTGCCGCATTTGCCGAAACGCTTCGCGGCTGCGGCGCCAACCTTGTCGATTCGAGAACCCTGCCTGATCATGACGCTTACTCGCCCGACACGGTCCAAGCGATTCGCCAGTGGGCGCGTTCCCTCGGCGACGCGGTGTCGATGATCGTTTGCACGCACAAGGATTTGGTGAAACTGTGCACGGACAATCTCGGTGGCGTCCCCGTCGCCGCCCTGCTGATCGAGTTGCGTTTGCTGTCGGATCCCGCGCCGTGGGAGAGCCGATTGAAGCCGTTCGCCACAAAAAAAGCGTAG